One Leptolyngbya ohadii IS1 genomic window carries:
- a CDS encoding peptidylprolyl isomerase — protein sequence MTDFNTLPFISVGEKVISLGQALQYLQQSSKLGPFLTEIVGQHVLREELSMRSDLEVSIAELESQAQNFRNEQNLANPDSFEQWLSERSLTYSGFHSLIIDAIKLEKLKSQITQQSTVEYFEKNHETLDQIKLTFIITKDKDSSHSFRQRVDQGESNFDQIALECLSNTFLKQADDLTVKQGTLRRGQVPEELQAVIKDSTAGQLIGPIEISEYWWLVRVEEIQSAQLEGELKQQIEAEFFKKWLVEKLQESSVKLVGQA from the coding sequence ATGACTGATTTCAATACTCTTCCCTTTATTTCCGTTGGAGAAAAGGTTATTTCCTTGGGGCAAGCACTTCAATACCTACAGCAGTCAAGTAAGCTTGGTCCTTTTCTCACTGAAATTGTGGGTCAACATGTCCTTCGTGAAGAACTGTCAATGCGATCGGATTTAGAGGTCAGCATTGCAGAACTTGAATCCCAAGCTCAAAATTTCAGAAATGAGCAAAATCTTGCCAATCCTGACAGTTTCGAGCAATGGCTGTCAGAGCGCAGCCTGACCTACAGCGGATTTCACAGCCTAATTATCGATGCAATTAAACTGGAGAAATTAAAGTCTCAAATTACCCAGCAATCAACTGTAGAGTATTTTGAGAAAAATCACGAGACGCTGGATCAAATTAAGCTGACCTTCATTATTACAAAAGACAAGGACAGCTCTCACAGCTTTCGCCAGCGCGTAGACCAGGGGGAATCGAATTTCGATCAAATTGCTTTAGAGTGCCTCAGCAATACATTTTTGAAGCAGGCAGATGATCTCACCGTAAAACAGGGAACTTTGCGCCGTGGGCAGGTTCCAGAAGAACTTCAAGCTGTGATTAAGGATAGTACGGCTGGGCAACTGATTGGACCCATTGAGATTTCTGAGTATTGGTGGCTCGTTAGAGTTGAAGAAATTCAATCTGCCCAACTGGAGGGTGAACTCAAACAGCAAATTGAAGCCGAGTTTTTCAAGAAATGGCTCGTTGAGAAGTTGCAGGAATCTTCCGTTAAGCTAGTTGGTCAAGCATAA